A genomic region of Megalobrama amblycephala isolate DHTTF-2021 linkage group LG6, ASM1881202v1, whole genome shotgun sequence contains the following coding sequences:
- the znf804a gene encoding zinc finger protein 804A — translation MACYYIVISSTHLSNGHFRNIKGVFRGPLSKNGNKNLDYAETGKTLAKALEDLKANFYCQLCDKQYYKHQEFDNHINSYDHAHKQRLKELKQREFARNVASKSRKDERKQERALRRLHELAEQRREVQCAPGSGPMFKSTTVAVEGSFRESCCDDAQEENHSCAAQDSGGQIHSSSCGLASKQSPWPYNGRAKKQTFRRKIAFSFSFPKKASIKLESSAAVFCESMEEGSMERNRRQRLRAPPVELDLPGSPMEEKVLNCEEAIYSTGTQQGKHFQESDSTGSQGSSDMPVERESPSSTASDLCALLVYSEDVPSPAVSLINTSPFRLNSADIVLDSEDSVESLKSSIAESKPETSVDVTVEENSISEEGHSTIIEPPEKTFSDVSPKNDSAQKQTQVEDATSKTPYSFTKPSQPFFSVLSRDGNTIFQWPSEMVTFTRTEPSLSFSCNPLHFDFKRSRIRRSADTQEMTEPKTDEELSVCSGFKSCHSDKHIEESTASLRNSPSQGPEGKVRKCYQYSSDTESCVRLKTHDRCRHSKDWIHASKRVEKKLRTRDRRHYRSHCKRKRRRRKRRRDRYRETESNMVKSKKFHRRPECVEGLDSQFSGATSQQVHPLEKSKQSAQNQAEDSSTAPVVEEGLGGKRQEAAADVNGSAGCTILSDEFCADGEKVLRNSREKPDNPTAGELTTIGQCSRSQDTSHSQRSSAAEGCREETPSSLETNRDGPCEGQSSKRRRTDSLSDGDESYDPCQSPAEISDGCTELACCEHGIGRKRKRRSHVQDQTPCLANECPIVKNSVLEEQDKAVEESSMKCLVLKGECDSSNGSDQISCSIDDVESSVVDPQTFTSISSALGHTVVESSDWQLSSSSEINASCTKGSLTLLETDSKLSKEPTKESSNILSSESKAAQTPLKNCNTYSAAAQACLLNVRELALQRTEKATHDKSCQHSIQTPPQRFHLGIQAEEKLSRECFHTTSSLFQPSASFQTPSESMERHCLLQIQSHGQVLHQQVFPTKLKSVLSRPHLPMSSAVLHPVHLPSSLPSGSITIRHTILQHHSAFLPPQPPIYPQVVPVSRLPLGPEICRPTAPPFVTPPQVSVVAPPSIHPMTVTFHALPRPAMFPPMLPPHHAVIPLQPLF, via the exons AGGCTGAAGGAACTGAAGCAGAGAGAGTTTGCCCGCAACGTGGCCTCCAAATCCAGGAAGGATGAGAGGAAACAGGAGAGAGCTCTCAGACGCCTACACGAGCTTGCTGAACAACGCAGAGAGGTGCAATG TGCCCCAGGAAGTGGTCCTATGTTTAAGTCTACTACGGTGGCAGTGGAGGGTTCTTTCAGGGAGTCCTGCTGTGATGATGCCCAAGAAGAGAACCACAGCTGTGCAGCTCAAGATTCAGGGGGTCAGATCCATTCCAGCAGTTGTGGCTTAGCTAGTAAGCAGTCACCATGGCCATACAATGGGAGGGCCAAAAAGCAAACTTTCAGACGCAAAATTGCATTCTCTTTTTCCTTTCCAAAGAAAGCATCTATTAAGCTTGAGTCATCAGCGGCGGTTTTCTGTGAGAGTATGGAGGAGGGATCGATGGAGCGGAACCGCAGACAAAGACTCAGAGCACCCCCTGTTGAGCTTGACCTCCCCGGCTCCCCCATGGAGGAAAAAGTACTAAATTGTGAGGAGGCAATTTACAGCACTGGCACACAGCAGGGCAAGCACTTCCAAGAAAGTGACAGCACTGGAAGTCAGGGGTCATCAGATATGCCTGTGGAGAGGGAGAGCCCCTCGTCAACGGCCTCAGATTTGTGTGCTTTGCTCGTTTACTCAGAGGATGTGCCCAGTCCCGCCGTCTCCCTCATAAACACTTCCCCCTTTCGTTTAAACAGTGCTGATATTGTTCTTGACTCTGAGGACTCTGTTGAGAGCCTGAAAAGCAGCATTGCTGAAAGTAAACCTGAGACCTCGGTGGATGTGACAGTAGAGGAGAACAGCATTTCAGAGGAGGGGCACTCAACCATCATTGAACCTCCGGAAAAGACTTTCTCAGATGTGTCACCTAAGAATGACTCTgctcaaaaacaaacacaagtgGAGGATGCAACTTCAAAGACACCTTACTCTTTCACAAAACCCAGCCAGCCTTTTTTCTCTGTCCTAAGCAGAGATGGTAACACCATCTTCCAGTGGCCCTCCGAGATGGTGACCTTCACAAGGACAGAGCCATCCCTGTCTTTCAGTTGCAACCCCctccattttgatttcaagaGGTCACGGATTAGAAGGTCTGCTGACACTCAGGAGATGACTGAGCCCAAAACTGATGAGGAATTATCTGTCTGCTCAGGTTTCAAATCCTGCCACTCTGACAAGCACATTGAGGAATCCACAGCCAGCCTTAGAAACAGTCCCAGCCAAGGACCTGAAGGCAAGGTCAGAAAGTGTTATCAGTATTCAAGTGACACAGAAAGTTGTGTCAGGCTGAAAACACATGACAGGTGTAGACATTCAAAAGATTGGATTCATGCAAGTAAGAGGGTGGAAAAGAAATTGCGGACCAGGGATCGACGTCATTACAGGAGCCACTGCAAAAGGAAGCGTAGAAGACGGAAGAGGAGGAGAGACAGATACCGGGAAACAGAAAGCAATATGGTGAAATCTAAGAAATTCCACAGACGACCTGAGTGTGTGGAAGGACTTGATAGCCAATTTAGCGGCGCCACTTCACAGCAAGTGCATCCATTAGAGAAGTCAAAGCAATCAGCTCAAAATCAGGCTGAGGACAGCAGCACAGCTCCCGTAGTTGAGGAAGGCTTGGGAGGCAAGAGGCAGGAGGCAGCAGCCGATGTAAACGGCTCAGCGGGCTGCACCATTCTCTCTGATGAGTTCTGTGCTGATGGTGAAAAGGTGCTTAGGAACAGCAGGGAAAAGCCTGACAATCCAACTGCAGGGGAGCTAACGACCATAGGACAGTGTTCTCGCAGCCAGGACACATCTCACTCTCAGAGATCCAGTGCAGCTGAAGGGTGCCGAGAGGAGACGCCTTCATCACTAGAGACCAACAGAGATGGACCATGTGAAGGACAAAGTTCGAAAAGACGACGAACAGATTCTTTAAGTGATGGAGATGAGTCTTACGACCCCTGTCAGTCGCCCGCAGAGATTTCTGATGGGTGCACAGAACTTGCCTGTTGTGAGCATGGGATTGGGAGGAAAAGAAAGAGGCGGTCACATGTCCAAGATCAAACCCCATGTCTTGCAAATGAATGTCCCATTGTTAAAAACAGTGTTCTGGAAGAACAGGACAAGGCTGTGGAGGAGTCAAGCATGAAATGCCTTGTTTTAAAAGGCGAGTGTGACAGCTCGAATGGGTCAGACCAAATCTCATGCAGTATTGATGATGTAGAGAGCAGTGTGGTTGATCCTCAGACATTTACTTCCATTAGCAGTGCCCTGGGTCATACTGTGGTCGAGAGCAGTGACTGGCAACTGAGCTCCTCCTCTGAGATCAATGCTTCATGCACCAAGGGCAGTCTAACTCTACTGGAGACAGATTCAAAGCTCTCGAAAGAGCCGACAAAGGAGAGTAGTAACATCCTCAGTAGCGAGTCTAAAGCAGCACAAACCCCCTTAAAGAACTGTAACACGTATTCAGCGGCTGCTCAGGCCTGCCTGCTTAATGTGAGAGAGTTAGCCCTGCAGAGGACTGAAAAAGCCACTCACGACAAATCATGTCAGCACAGCATTCAAACCCCGCCGCAGAGATTTCACCTAGGCATTCAGGCTGAGGAGAAGTTGAGCAGGGAGTGCTTCCACACCACCAGCAGCCTGTTCCAACCCTCTGCATCTTTTCAGACCCCCTCAGAAAGCATGGAGAGACACTGTCTCCTGCAGATCCAGAGCCATGGACAGGTGCTACACCAGCAGGTGTTCCCTACCAAGCTCAAATCTGTCCTATCCAGGCCACATCTGCCCATGTCATCTGCTGTTCTCCATCCAGTTCACCTGCCATCCTCCCTGCCTTCTGGCTCCATCACAATACGTCACACCATTCTACAGCACCACAGCGCTTTTTTGCCCCCACAACCCCCTATCTACCCCCAGGTAGTGCCTGTTTCTCGACTCCCCCTGGGGCCGGAGATCTGTCGGCCCACTGCACCTCCCTTCGTGACCCCTCCGCAGGTATCGGTAGTGGCTCCCCCTAGTATTCACCCAATGACTGTGACGTTTCATGCCCTGCCACGACCTGCCATGTTTCCACCCATGTTGCCCCCTCATCATGCTGTCATTCCCCTTCAGCCTCTCTTCTAG